The sequence TTTTTCCCGGAAGAGCAGGGAGGGAATGAACTCACTCACCGACTCGCTCTGCCCCAGGCCGCAGCCGAGCAGCAGGACATCGTATGATTTCAGGTTATCGTTTATTATCTTAGCCGCTTCTTTAGCAATTATGCCCGCTTCAGCTTCGGGCAGCGGCAAGTAGGTTGTTTCTGTCAGTTTGGAGGCCAGGGCCGGCTGCAGGCTCGATGCCGTGGCCAAAGTCACCAGGCCAGCGCCAACACGAAGGGCACCATTACAGGCCAGGTAGGCCGCTCCGATATAGTTGACCGAACCGGCAACCGCCAGCACCCGCCCGAAAGTCCCCTTGTTGGCGTCGAGAGGACGTTTGGGGAGCACATTTACTGCCCAATCATCTGTAAGCAGTTCAAGGTTTATATCATCGGCTAGCTCAGCCGGAATGCCGATGTCCGCTATGCTCAATTTGCCCACCCTCTCTGCCCCGGGGAAACGGAACAGGCCGAGCTTGGGAAAAGCAAGGGTAACGGTATAATCGGCGAAAGGACAGACCGGGTCTACCTCACCAGTGTCGGCGTTGAGGCCGGAGGGCAGGTCAACGGCAATAAGCACCAGCGCCGGTTTTTTCTGTTTTAATTGGTTTACCCTGTCCAGAACCTGCGCGAGAACCCCCCGAATGGGACGGGCTTTGCCGGTGCCGAAAAGCGCGTCGACCACGCAATCGACCGATGTCAGCATTTCACTGAACTGGGACAGGTCCTTATCCTGGGCGGCGTCAATGCAGGGTATGTTTCGCTGCTGCACCTGCTCAAGGTTGGCGTCATCTTCTGGTCGCTGGCTGCACAGGCAGACGCTCACCTGAGCTCTCCAGTCGTGCAGGTAGCGTGTGACCACCAGCCCATCACCACCGTTATTGCCCGGCCCGACCAGAATCAGGAACTGCTTTTGCTCTATCGGCCCCAGAATTCGTCTGGCCTCTTCGGCGACGGCTCGGCCGGCGTTCTCCATCAGCACGTGCCCGGGCGTGCCGCGGCGGATGCATTCCCGGTCTATCTGCCGCATCTGTTCGCTGGTGACGATTTTCATGATGAAAAATCCATTACGTTGCTTATGTGAAGTGTAGCAATAACCTGAGGCACGGTCAAGATGTGGCAAGCAGGGGAGGGCACTTTGACCCTAACGTGAAGCAAGCTGCTTCTCGTATTCCCTTTTGCCCGCCTGGTGCATTTTCACGTGCTCCTTCATCATATCCCTGATGGACAGGTTGTAGGGGCAGCGTTCCTCGCACTCGCCGCAGTCGGTGCATTCGTCCGCTTTGACAAATGACTCGGCAAACTTGCCGGTGTAAAGGCGGACCTCAGGCAGGCGTTTGGCGAGGTTGGGGAACGACATTACATCCGCGATGGGTATTTCCGCCTGGCAGGGCTGGCAGTAATCGCAGCGACGGCAGAACCTGGCACCGAGCTCCTGTCTGATACGCTCTATCTCCTGCTTTTCCCCGGCTGTCATCTCCTTCGGCCCCTCGAATACCCGGGCGATTTCCTCTATTTCAGGCACCCGTTCAATGCCGGGGATAAGCACTATATCAGGAAACTGGAGCAGGTATTTAATGGCAATGGCGGCGTTATCTATCATCCCGCCGGCCAGCGGTTTCATGGCGATGAAGCCGACATCGTGCTGTTTGCACAAGGACAGCAGTTCTTCCTTGCCTTCGTAGGACATGAAGTTTAATGGAAACATGAGGGTCTCAAAGAGGCCGGTCTTCACCGCATCTTTGGCGATGTCAATCTGATGAGAGGTTATGCCAATGTGCTTCACCAGGCCGGCTTTTTTGGCGTCTTCGACTGCGCCTCGCGGGCCATCGGGGTCGAGAACGGTTTCCAGCGCTTTGGCATCGCTGATGTTGTGGAGCTGGTAGAGGTCTATGTAATCAACGCCGAGCCTCTCCAGACTTAGTTTGAGGTGTTTCTCGATATCTTCTCGGGTGCGGGCCAACGACTTTGTGGCCAGAAAGATTCCTTCACGATTTCCTTTAATTGCCTTGCCGATTCTCTCCTCGCTGGTGGTGTAACCGTTGGCCGTGTCCAGGAAGTTGATGCCCAGTTCCAGACATTTATGGACCACGGCGATGGCTTCCTCTTCGGGGACTCTCTGGATGGGGATGCCCCCGAATCCGAGTCCGGTCACCATCATCTCAGTTCTGCCCAGCCTTATCTTTCCCATAGATTTCCCTACTCCGTTTCGGTATGACTTTAACTTAAGAGCCCCTGGTTGCCGACCTGTTGATGATTTCCACCATGGTCTGGTAGAACTCTTCGGGTTCTTTGCCTATGGATAGTTTCTCCATAGGGCACATGTCCTCCCCATCGGCTCGCTGGATGGTGGGGACAATTCTGGCGAAGTTATAATTAATCCCGTATTTTTCCAGCGTATGTATGGCAAGCTCGCTGCCCAGTGGACTGAATACTTCCCGGCACTTCGCCCTGACAGCAAGCAGGGCTGCAGCATTGCCGATAATTTTATCGAAGATAACCACCCCTTCATGCTCCGGGGCGAAGCGGTCAAGGTATTCCATCAGCGGCAGCAACCGGTCTTTTCTGGAAGAGAAGACAAGCTTATCGCCTTCAAATACCCGCAGGGTATCATCACTGTTAACGAATTCCTGAAAGACCTGTTCGTACATCACCATATTCATTGTAAATGGGTTGCCCTGCCGCTGGCAAATGACGGCTTCAAAAATGTTAGCGAAGTCCGTTAATCAGCGACTGATGCGCAGGCCGCCGCCTTTGAGCAGGTTCTCCACCTCCTGCAGCGTCGCCCAGTTGGTATCACTGGGGATGGAGTGCTTCAGGGCCGAGAAGGCGTTCCCGTACTTGACGCCCTTTTCCACATCGCCGGTGAGGTAGCCATAAATGAACCCGGCAGTGTACGAATCGCCGGCACCAACGCGGTCCACTATCTCCACGTCGTAAGTCCGGTCGTCGTATATCTTGCCCGCTGCGTAGGCAATCGCCGTCCAGCGATTTCTCAACACAGATACGTCCTCGCGCAGGGTGATGCAGACGACCTCGAAGTTGAATTTTTCCGCCAATTTCTGGGCTACTTCGCGATAATCCTTGCCGGTGATGCCGAGTACCCTTCTGGTATCCTCCTCCGTTGACAGGAGAACATCGATATACTCCATCAACGGTTCCTGACATTTCCGGGCTTCCTCTTCCGTCCAGAGTCGGGCGCGGTAGTTGAGGTCGTAGCTTACCTTACAGCCGGCCTTCTTGGCGGTCTGCAGTGCCTCGGTGGTGACCTGGGCGGCACCGGGGCTCAGTGCCGGTGTGATGCCGCTGGTATGGAACCACTTGGCGCCCTTCAGGACTTCCTCCCAGTTTATCTCCCCGGGCTTTATCTGGCTGATGGCGGAGTGGGAGCGGTCATAGAGAACGCTGCTCGGTCTGGGCGTGGCGCCGAATTCCACGAAATAAATCCCGTTGCGGTCGCCTTTGGTCCAGACGATGTGTGAGGTATCCACGCCCTGCTCGCGAGCTTTATTGCGAATCATGCGGCCGAGGGCGTTGTCCGTCAGCCGTGAAACCCAGGCCGTGCTGATGCCCAGCCGGCTCAGGTCAGCGGCCACATTCCACTCCGCACCGCCGATATTAACATCGAGCACGTGAGTCTGTTCCAGCCTGAGGTAATCTGGCGGGGAAAGCCGCAACATGGTTTCGCCAAAAGTAACAACGTCAGCCATTTTTCAACTCCTCCTGTATTATTTAACTAACCTCCCCTTGCCTGCCTCACCGCTTCGCAGAATTTCTGTGCGGTCTCCGTGATGACAGCCCAGTTTTTCTCGCTCACCGCTTTCTTATCCACCAGCGATGAACCGGCAGCCACCGCCACCGCGCCGGCCTTGATGAATTCCGGCGTGGTCTGCAGGTTCACCCCGCCGGTGGGCACCAGCTTCACCTGAGGCAGTGGCCCCAGAATGTCCTTAAGGTATCCGGGGCCGCCTACCGATGCCGGGAACACCTTGACGATGTCCGCACCGGCCTCCCAGGCGGTCAGTATCTCAGTGGGGGTGAAGGTGCCGGGGATGACAATCTTGCTGTAGCGACGGCAGACCTTGATGACCTCGAGGTTAAGGGTGGGGCTGACGATGAACTCGGCGCCAGCCAGGATACAGGCGCGGGCCGTTTCCGGATCGAGCACGGTACCGGCGCCAACCAGTACCTCCTCCTTTACCGCGCTTCTGAATTCCCTGATGGCATCGATGGCACCGGGGACGGTCATGGTCACCTCAATCGGTTTAACACCGCCTTTGGCAATGGCCTGGCATACGTCCACCGCTTCCTGGGCGCTGCTGACCCTGACAATGGCCACCACGCCACAGTCTATGATGGTCTGTAAATTCTTCTCCTTATCACTCATAGCTGCCCTCCATCATTGATTATCCTGACAGTCAAATCGCAGCAATATCTTGGACTATTAGCGGCGCTTTGTCAATCGTTCCAGTTTGCCGAGCATCGCCTGCCAGTGCGTGCCGCGCCAGTAGATTCTATGGCAAACGGGGCACTCCATGTACTGCTGCTGTGTCTTGAAAACGTAGGACGGCACGCGGTCTTTGATTTCTTCTTTGCTCCTCTCCTCCAGTGGATTATTGCACTCAAGGCAGATGGTGAACGGCCTGGACTGGAAATCAAGGTGTAACGTTTCAATTACCTGGAGTACCTGCGGCTCCACTTTGTCGCTGTCAATCAGGATGGCTTTGAGTCGGCCGCTGGTGATAACGCCCCGTTTCATTACCTGGGTATCCCGGGTCAGTATCACCCGGTCTTCCTTCAACGCTCTGTCAATCATATAGGCGTCATCGTCGCCCTCGAAGAAAACGGCATCATAGCCCAGCATTCTCAGCCATTTGGCCAGCTTGCCCACATTGCTGTCCACGATGAATTTTGTACTGTCTGACACCGCGGCTTTCCTTGCCCCACCTCTATTATAGCTGAACCACCAGTCCTTCATAAGCGAGCCTTATCGACGTGCCAAGCTCATCGGATAATTGCTCGACCTCCGCTTCTATTTCCTTTTCCTGTCGCGGGTTCATATGGACCAGGAAGACCTGCGGGAGATAACCTTTCGATTTCTGGAAAACGAGCAGTTCCTCCTTCAGCAGATTTGGAGTGAGGTG comes from Chloroflexota bacterium and encodes:
- a CDS encoding Mut7-C RNAse domain-containing protein — its product is MKDWWFSYNRGGARKAAVSDSTKFIVDSNVGKLAKWLRMLGYDAVFFEGDDDAYMIDRALKEDRVILTRDTQVMKRGVITSGRLKAILIDSDKVEPQVLQVIETLHLDFQSRPFTICLECNNPLEERSKEEIKDRVPSYVFKTQQQYMECPVCHRIYWRGTHWQAMLGKLERLTKRR
- a CDS encoding NAD(P)H-hydrate dehydratase encodes the protein MKIVTSEQMRQIDRECIRRGTPGHVLMENAGRAVAEEARRILGPIEQKQFLILVGPGNNGGDGLVVTRYLHDWRAQVSVCLCSQRPEDDANLEQVQQRNIPCIDAAQDKDLSQFSEMLTSVDCVVDALFGTGKARPIRGVLAQVLDRVNQLKQKKPALVLIAVDLPSGLNADTGEVDPVCPFADYTVTLAFPKLGLFRFPGAERVGKLSIADIGIPAELADDINLELLTDDWAVNVLPKRPLDANKGTFGRVLAVAGSVNYIGAAYLACNGALRVGAGLVTLATASSLQPALASKLTETTYLPLPEAEAGIIAKEAAKIINDNLKSYDVLLLGCGLGQSESVSEFIPSLLFREKLPPLVLDADGLNALSQIPEWWQKLHSDAILTPHPGEMVRLSGLTVAETQPDRVGIARKYAREWGKTIVLKGAFTVIASPDGSCRVSPFANPGLASGGTGDVLTGAIAGLLAQGLSLYDAAALGVYLHGKAGEVIRDLIGDTGMLASDLLPVLPLVIKQLRETAKNR
- a CDS encoding aldo/keto reductase — encoded protein: MGKIRLGRTEMMVTGLGFGGIPIQRVPEEEAIAVVHKCLELGINFLDTANGYTTSEERIGKAIKGNREGIFLATKSLARTREDIEKHLKLSLERLGVDYIDLYQLHNISDAKALETVLDPDGPRGAVEDAKKAGLVKHIGITSHQIDIAKDAVKTGLFETLMFPLNFMSYEGKEELLSLCKQHDVGFIAMKPLAGGMIDNAAIAIKYLLQFPDIVLIPGIERVPEIEEIARVFEGPKEMTAGEKQEIERIRQELGARFCRRCDYCQPCQAEIPIADVMSFPNLAKRLPEVRLYTGKFAESFVKADECTDCGECEERCPYNLSIRDMMKEHVKMHQAGKREYEKQLASR
- a CDS encoding DUF1893 domain-containing protein; the encoded protein is MNMVMYEQVFQEFVNSDDTLRVFEGDKLVFSSRKDRLLPLMEYLDRFAPEHEGVVIFDKIIGNAAALLAVRAKCREVFSPLGSELAIHTLEKYGINYNFARIVPTIQRADGEDMCPMEKLSIGKEPEEFYQTMVEIINRSATRGS
- a CDS encoding sugar kinase, yielding MADVVTFGETMLRLSPPDYLRLEQTHVLDVNIGGAEWNVAADLSRLGISTAWVSRLTDNALGRMIRNKAREQGVDTSHIVWTKGDRNGIYFVEFGATPRPSSVLYDRSHSAISQIKPGEINWEEVLKGAKWFHTSGITPALSPGAAQVTTEALQTAKKAGCKVSYDLNYRARLWTEEEARKCQEPLMEYIDVLLSTEEDTRRVLGITGKDYREVAQKLAEKFNFEVVCITLREDVSVLRNRWTAIAYAAGKIYDDRTYDVEIVDRVGAGDSYTAGFIYGYLTGDVEKGVKYGNAFSALKHSIPSDTNWATLQEVENLLKGGGLRISR
- the eda gene encoding bifunctional 4-hydroxy-2-oxoglutarate aldolase/2-dehydro-3-deoxy-phosphogluconate aldolase, with product MSDKEKNLQTIIDCGVVAIVRVSSAQEAVDVCQAIAKGGVKPIEVTMTVPGAIDAIREFRSAVKEEVLVGAGTVLDPETARACILAGAEFIVSPTLNLEVIKVCRRYSKIVIPGTFTPTEILTAWEAGADIVKVFPASVGGPGYLKDILGPLPQVKLVPTGGVNLQTTPEFIKAGAVAVAAGSSLVDKKAVSEKNWAVITETAQKFCEAVRQARGG